A genomic window from Deltaproteobacteria bacterium includes:
- a CDS encoding amidohydrolase has protein sequence MLSIDADAHVIECEKTWDYLEGDDKRYRPVPIAVDMPTGKKSNFWIIGGRLIGGRDNIGQDTSKESREMANIDSRLKHMDEIGTGIQVLYPTLFLRPVTDNPRIELALCKSYNRWMADIWSKDKKRMRWAVQLPLLTMDAALDELRWSKGNGACAVFIRGIETHHTLHDPYFFPLYEEASRLNMAIGIHSGIGNFTVNDMLGAEPFRVAKLIVIGGFHSMILSGILEKFPKLRVGAIEVAAQWVPYLVHDLNLRFPKLEGKKARPDVLSGSDQLFVACQTDDDLPYVLKYAGENCLMIGSDYGHADNASELLALAKLKETSDIDPRIIDKILTYNPAKFYGLDVD, from the coding sequence GTGTTAAGTATCGATGCTGACGCGCATGTGATCGAGTGCGAGAAGACTTGGGATTATTTAGAAGGGGACGACAAGCGTTACCGGCCGGTGCCGATCGCCGTCGACATGCCGACCGGCAAGAAGAGTAATTTCTGGATCATCGGCGGGCGCTTGATCGGCGGGCGCGATAACATCGGCCAGGACACTTCCAAAGAATCGCGTGAGATGGCTAACATCGACTCGCGCTTGAAGCATATGGACGAAATCGGCACCGGCATCCAAGTGCTCTACCCGACCTTGTTCTTGCGTCCTGTTACCGACAATCCGCGCATCGAGCTGGCGTTGTGCAAGTCCTACAATCGCTGGATGGCGGATATCTGGTCGAAGGATAAGAAACGCATGCGCTGGGCGGTGCAGTTGCCGCTCTTGACCATGGACGCGGCGCTGGATGAACTACGCTGGTCTAAGGGCAACGGCGCCTGCGCCGTGTTCATCCGCGGCATCGAAACTCATCACACCCTGCACGATCCTTATTTCTTTCCGTTGTACGAAGAGGCGAGCCGTTTGAATATGGCCATCGGGATTCATTCCGGCATCGGCAACTTCACCGTCAACGACATGCTCGGCGCCGAACCGTTTCGCGTCGCCAAGTTGATCGTCATCGGCGGCTTTCACTCGATGATTTTGAGCGGCATTTTAGAGAAATTTCCCAAGCTGCGCGTCGGCGCCATCGAGGTCGCGGCGCAGTGGGTGCCGTATCTGGTGCACGATTTGAATCTGCGCTTCCCCAAGCTCGAAGGCAAAAAAGCGCGGCCCGACGTGCTCTCCGGCAGCGACCAACTGTTCGTCGCCTGTCAGACCGACGACGATCTGCCCTACGTGCTCAAGTACGCCGGCGAGAATTGTTTGATGATCGGCTCCGACTACGGCCACGCCGACAACGCCAGCGAGCTGCTCGCTTTGGCGAAGTTGAAAGAAACCAGCGACATCGATCCGCGGATCATCGATAAAATTTTGACTTACAATCCGGCGAAGTTTTACGGTCTGGATGTGGATTAG
- a CDS encoding dienelactone hydrolase family protein — protein sequence MAASWENIKAGGGDMRTYVSAPDGLGRVPGIVVVQGQTGVDDFVEFSQLVAREGLVAAAPDLYHRDPADCIDDAPTRRMRLTDATVIADVNATVDFLKSHSAVDPARIGIVGFCMGGRAVYLMSALNPDIKAGVMYYGGDTFSPWGDGPSPFERTAQIHCPIMGHFGEDDKNPSPADMGKLDAEMTRLGKPHEFHSYANAAHAFANFGSAGYRLHAANASWPRTFGFFAKHLKIA from the coding sequence GTGGCTGCTTCTTGGGAAAATATCAAAGCCGGCGGTGGAGACATGCGTACTTACGTGAGCGCGCCTGATGGGTTGGGTAGGGTTCCCGGCATCGTTGTCGTGCAGGGGCAGACTGGCGTCGATGACTTTGTCGAATTCTCACAGCTGGTCGCGCGTGAAGGCCTCGTTGCGGCGGCGCCGGATCTTTATCATCGCGATCCGGCGGATTGTATAGACGATGCGCCGACGCGACGCATGCGTTTGACCGATGCAACGGTGATCGCGGACGTAAACGCCACCGTTGATTTTCTCAAGTCGCATAGTGCGGTCGATCCCGCGCGTATCGGTATCGTCGGCTTCTGCATGGGTGGGCGGGCCGTCTATCTGATGTCGGCGCTCAATCCGGACATCAAAGCTGGGGTGATGTACTACGGCGGCGATACGTTTTCGCCGTGGGGCGATGGCCCTTCGCCGTTTGAACGCACGGCGCAAATTCACTGCCCGATCATGGGCCACTTCGGCGAAGACGACAAAAATCCCTCACCGGCGGACATGGGCAAGCTCGACGCCGAGATGACTCGGCTCGGCAAGCCCCACGAATTTCACTCCTACGCCAACGCGGCGCATGCCTTTGCCAATTTCGGATCAGCTGGGTACCGCTTGCACGCCGCGAACGCATCTTGGCCGCGGACCTTTGGTTTTTTTGCCAAGCATCTGAAAATCGCGTGA
- a CDS encoding SDR family oxidoreductase has protein sequence MIVLENKVVVITGSGQGIGKHAAMTFAKEKAKVVIADFNADLAKKTAAELSALTETLAIHTDMREEDSVKKLIDQVIGRFGQIDVMMNNAAIVPHFAWNIPRWPLIADMPLEFWDRVVKTNLYGTFFGTKHAIPHMVKRKTGHIINLYGGGGVKPGGAGTYMVTKDGIRTFSRYVAEEVRDANVCIVTFSPRVPIATETAPAEAIQRLPGPDVLGTGFVLCAQLPMVQSGKCFAYENGKLVDEAVRDG, from the coding sequence TTGATCGTGCTGGAAAACAAAGTCGTGGTGATTACTGGCAGCGGCCAAGGCATCGGCAAACATGCGGCGATGACGTTTGCCAAAGAGAAGGCGAAAGTGGTGATCGCGGACTTCAACGCTGACTTGGCGAAGAAGACGGCTGCCGAGTTGAGTGCGCTGACGGAAACTCTAGCGATTCATACCGATATGCGCGAGGAAGATAGCGTCAAGAAACTGATCGACCAAGTGATTGGCCGCTTCGGTCAGATCGACGTGATGATGAATAATGCCGCGATCGTGCCGCACTTCGCCTGGAACATTCCGCGTTGGCCGCTGATCGCCGATATGCCTTTGGAGTTTTGGGATCGGGTGGTGAAGACCAACTTGTACGGAACTTTTTTTGGCACCAAGCATGCGATCCCGCATATGGTGAAACGAAAGACCGGTCACATCATCAATCTCTACGGCGGCGGCGGCGTGAAGCCGGGCGGTGCCGGGACTTATATGGTCACCAAAGATGGTATCCGCACATTCTCGCGCTACGTCGCCGAAGAAGTGCGCGATGCCAACGTTTGCATCGTGACCTTTTCACCGCGCGTGCCGATCGCGACGGAGACCGCGCCGGCCGAAGCGATTCAACGTTTACCCGGCCCGGATGTGTTGGGTACGGGGTTCGTGCTGTGCGCACAGTTGCCGATGGTGCAGAGCGGTAAATGCTTCGCCTACGAGAACGGCAAGCTGGTCGATGAGGCGGTACGCGACGGCTGA